A single window of Caldimicrobium thiodismutans DNA harbors:
- the dsrJ gene encoding sulfate reduction electron transfer complex DsrMKJOP subunit DsrJ, with the protein MYNTGKVLLGIIVFICFFAIPFWLNLGKVSALPKPELPKDEKKCIEDVQYMKAYHMKLLDKWRKEKVREGNINYINNEGKIYKMSLQRTCMKCHTSKEKFCDRCHTTLVTHPDCWDCHIAPEEVKKWQ; encoded by the coding sequence ATGTATAATACAGGGAAAGTTCTTTTGGGAATAATTGTTTTTATATGCTTTTTTGCTATTCCTTTTTGGTTGAATTTAGGTAAGGTGTCTGCTCTTCCAAAGCCCGAATTACCAAAAGATGAAAAAAAATGTATTGAAGATGTCCAGTATATGAAGGCGTATCACATGAAATTACTGGATAAGTGGCGAAAAGAAAAGGTGCGAGAAGGAAATATTAATTATATAAATAATGAAGGAAAAATATATAAAATGAGCTTACAGAGAACTTGTATGAAATGCCATACAAGTAAAGAGAAATTTTGTGATAGATGCCATACAACATTGGTAACACACCCTGATTGTTGGGATTGTCATATAGCTCCTGAGGAGGTTAAAAAATGGCAATAA
- a CDS encoding RsbRD N-terminal domain-containing protein, with product MDIWDYLKEKQKFIYKHWLESFWDSFGESSAYLKREADQFTNPFAYHVEECFKGILKSIVEEFDWEVIDPFLDRLAQIRAVQEGVPSKAVKFLVDLKGIIRENFGEDILKIFGLEAFLRLEDRINSLLIRYIDFYQKYRERLFEIRLDEFKRNNFLLLKRAGLVVDQNIEDPFSIEKKH from the coding sequence TTGGATATCTGGGATTATTTAAAGGAAAAACAGAAGTTTATTTATAAGCACTGGTTAGAATCTTTCTGGGACTCCTTTGGTGAAAGTTCAGCCTATTTAAAACGCGAGGCAGATCAGTTTACCAATCCTTTTGCTTATCATGTGGAGGAATGTTTTAAAGGGATCCTTAAATCTATAGTAGAGGAATTTGATTGGGAGGTAATTGATCCTTTTCTTGATCGATTAGCTCAAATCAGGGCTGTTCAGGAAGGAGTTCCCTCAAAGGCTGTAAAATTTTTAGTAGATCTAAAGGGCATTATTCGTGAAAATTTTGGTGAAGACATTTTGAAAATATTTGGGCTTGAAGCCTTTTTGAGACTTGAAGATAGAATAAATTCTCTTTTAATAAGATATATTGATTTTTACCAAAAGTATCGGGAGAGATTATTTGAGATTCGTTTAGATGAGTTTAAAAGGAATAATTTTCTTCTTTTAAAAAGAGCAGGGTTAGTGGTTGATCAAAATATAGAAGATCCTTTTTCTATAGAAAAAAAACATTGA
- the xseB gene encoding exodeoxyribonuclease VII small subunit produces MSIKDLSQLSFESALNRLEEILRELEQKDLELEKAIALYEEGVKLIHLCENRLKEARLKVEVILKEKDTFILEDLDSAKEKLKNG; encoded by the coding sequence ATGAGTATTAAAGATCTTAGCCAACTCTCCTTTGAATCAGCTCTTAATAGACTTGAGGAGATTCTGAGAGAACTTGAACAAAAAGATCTTGAACTTGAAAAGGCAATAGCTCTTTATGAAGAGGGAGTCAAGCTCATTCACCTTTGTGAAAATCGCCTCAAGGAGGCAAGACTTAAGGTTGAAGTAATTCTAAAAGAAAAAGATACTTTTATTTTGGAAGATTTAGATTCCGCTAAGGAAAAACTGAAAAATGGATAA
- a CDS encoding DUF763 domain-containing protein: MLKRAVVDLPLHTGRCPAWLFEKMKRLSRAIMLIIYQEFGRKELLKRLSDPYWFQALGCLLGFDWHSSGLTTTLCGAIKSGLEPHFKELGFYICGGKGKRALSTPKEIEFWGEKLALKSEAFKYITLSRLIARIDNNALQDGFNLYFHTFIFTEDGAWAVIQQGMDENSCYARRYHWSSEEGKDFFSDPHTGIFSVLKREEVLNLVSSDSKEIRASMLLILKENLSNILKEIRSSEKLFFKRAHPLGYEDIPLKVLPKIWERTYANPPQDFKDLLLTPGLGAKALRALTLTAELIFDAKASRIDPLHYAYAHGGKDGYPYKVNRRIYENTIAELEDILHKAPIATSEKGELLKKLPSLFR, encoded by the coding sequence ATGCTTAAAAGAGCAGTTGTTGATTTACCTTTGCATACGGGAAGGTGTCCAGCCTGGCTCTTTGAGAAAATGAAGAGACTTAGCCGGGCTATAATGCTCATCATTTATCAGGAGTTTGGAAGAAAAGAGCTTCTTAAAAGGCTTTCCGATCCTTACTGGTTTCAGGCCTTGGGATGTCTTCTTGGCTTTGATTGGCATTCCTCAGGCCTTACTACTACTCTTTGTGGGGCTATAAAAAGCGGGCTTGAACCACATTTTAAGGAATTGGGCTTTTATATCTGTGGAGGTAAGGGTAAAAGAGCCCTTTCTACCCCCAAAGAAATTGAATTTTGGGGTGAAAAATTGGCCCTTAAAAGTGAAGCCTTTAAATATATAACCCTAAGCCGACTGATTGCAAGGATTGATAATAATGCCTTGCAAGATGGATTTAACCTTTATTTTCATACCTTTATTTTTACTGAAGATGGGGCCTGGGCGGTGATTCAGCAAGGAATGGATGAAAACTCCTGTTATGCCAGAAGGTATCACTGGTCAAGCGAAGAGGGTAAAGACTTTTTTTCAGATCCCCATACAGGAATCTTTTCAGTTCTAAAAAGGGAGGAGGTGTTGAATCTTGTTTCCTCAGATAGTAAAGAAATCAGAGCTTCAATGCTTCTAATACTTAAAGAGAATCTGTCTAATATTCTAAAAGAGATAAGGTCTTCTGAAAAACTTTTCTTTAAAAGGGCGCATCCCTTAGGATACGAAGATATACCTTTGAAGGTATTACCTAAGATTTGGGAAAGGACCTATGCAAATCCACCTCAGGATTTTAAAGACCTACTTTTAACCCCAGGCCTTGGAGCAAAAGCCTTAAGGGCCCTTACCTTAACAGCTGAACTTATCTTTGATGCTAAGGCCTCTCGTATAGATCCCCTTCACTATGCCTATGCCCATGGGGGTAAGGATGGTTATCCCTATAAAGTTAATCGTAGAATTTACGAAAATACTATAGCTGAACTTGAAGATATACTTCATAAGGCCCCTATTGCTACTTCTGAAAAAGGAGAGCTCTTAAAGAAGTTACCAAGTCTTTTTAGATAA
- the pyrF gene encoding orotidine-5'-phosphate decarboxylase → MNDPKERLIFPLDFQELKEALFWVERLSPYVGLFKIGLELFTKEGPRAIEEVKKRSTAGIFLDLKLNDIPNTIAGAVRSACSLGVSFLTVHILSGRKALESAVKSAEGGLKILGVTILTSLDKADLLELGFNGELLFNLEDLVFKFALLAKTTGCDGLVTSPREVKILKESFPQLITIVPGIRLESSPKDDQQRTATPYEAIRRGADYLVVGRPIREAKDPEKALESILKDIQRALQD, encoded by the coding sequence ATGAATGATCCTAAGGAGAGATTGATTTTTCCCCTTGATTTTCAGGAGCTCAAAGAGGCCCTTTTCTGGGTAGAAAGACTCTCCCCCTATGTGGGATTATTTAAAATAGGTCTTGAACTCTTTACTAAAGAGGGCCCAAGGGCTATTGAAGAGGTAAAGAAGAGAAGCACAGCCGGAATATTTCTTGATTTAAAACTTAATGATATCCCAAATACCATTGCTGGAGCAGTAAGGTCTGCATGCTCCTTAGGGGTGAGTTTTTTGACGGTGCACATTCTCTCTGGCCGAAAGGCTCTGGAATCAGCAGTAAAATCTGCAGAAGGTGGGCTTAAAATTCTCGGGGTAACCATTCTTACCTCTCTGGATAAGGCTGATCTGCTTGAGTTAGGTTTTAATGGAGAACTACTTTTTAATCTTGAGGATCTTGTTTTTAAATTTGCCCTCCTTGCTAAAACTACAGGGTGTGATGGATTAGTAACCTCACCCCGAGAGGTCAAAATATTAAAAGAGAGCTTTCCTCAGTTAATAACAATTGTGCCAGGAATTAGATTGGAATCTTCACCCAAAGATGATCAGCAGAGGACAGCAACCCCCTATGAGGCTATTCGAAGAGGTGCAGATTATTTAGTTGTGGGAAGACCCATAAGAGAAGCCAAAGATCCTGAAAAGGCCTTGGAATCAATTTTAAAAGATATTCAAAGGGCCCTTCAAGATTAG
- the xseA gene encoding exodeoxyribonuclease VII large subunit — protein MRPETNYFTSGQWEEKFYWTVKEVSQRIKGLLDDNFPYLWIEGEISSLRHSQNGNLYLNLVDEEASLKGIIFRDQREFIASELLREGLKVLTYGKLTLFPRSGEVFFIIRKLEPLGIGLLQLRKEFLLQKYKPFFSPEVKKGLPPFPKKVALITSLFGAALQDFLKVSQARWGAHILLYPVKVQGEGAHLEISKAIEDLNTYFPDLDLIVITRGGGSTEDLAPFYTEELILSIFDSRIPIVSAVGHEIDLTLCDLAADKRSPTPSAAAQEIFPDKREILERLEILKKKLHHLFDLKLTTSEGILKSYQVSLQEKNPVLLFSKTEKLLRDFSFSLYQKVTSLLQRKEGLLLSLQRRLESNDPEKKIALQEEKLRGLKKLLFSLSPYNILEKGYSIVKILPDGKIIKSATEVMTGNSIEITLAEGKIYAEVIKVKK, from the coding sequence ATGAGACCGGAAACAAATTACTTTACCTCAGGGCAATGGGAAGAAAAATTTTATTGGACTGTCAAAGAGGTCTCTCAAAGAATAAAAGGACTTCTGGATGACAATTTTCCCTATCTCTGGATAGAAGGAGAAATCTCAAGTTTAAGACATAGCCAGAATGGTAACCTTTATCTCAATCTGGTAGATGAGGAGGCCTCTCTCAAAGGAATAATTTTTAGGGATCAGAGGGAATTTATAGCTTCTGAGCTCCTAAGAGAGGGCTTGAAAGTTCTTACTTATGGGAAACTTACTCTTTTTCCCAGATCTGGAGAGGTCTTCTTTATTATTCGCAAACTTGAACCCCTGGGTATAGGACTTCTCCAACTTAGAAAGGAATTTTTATTGCAGAAGTATAAGCCTTTTTTTAGCCCTGAAGTAAAAAAAGGGCTTCCCCCCTTTCCTAAAAAGGTTGCTCTTATAACCTCTCTTTTTGGGGCAGCCTTGCAAGATTTTCTTAAAGTAAGTCAAGCTCGCTGGGGAGCTCACATCCTTCTTTATCCTGTAAAGGTTCAAGGTGAAGGTGCTCATCTTGAAATATCTAAGGCTATTGAGGATTTGAATACCTATTTTCCAGATTTAGATCTAATTGTCATTACAAGAGGAGGAGGGTCAACAGAAGATCTGGCACCATTTTATACAGAGGAGCTAATTCTTAGTATCTTTGACTCTCGGATTCCCATAGTCTCGGCAGTTGGACATGAAATAGACTTAACCCTTTGTGATCTTGCTGCAGATAAAAGGTCTCCTACACCCTCAGCTGCTGCTCAAGAGATTTTTCCTGATAAAAGGGAGATTTTAGAACGCTTAGAGATTTTAAAGAAAAAACTCCATCACCTCTTTGACCTTAAGCTTACTACTTCAGAAGGAATCCTTAAGTCCTACCAGGTCTCCCTCCAAGAAAAAAATCCAGTCCTTCTTTTCTCAAAGACAGAAAAACTTTTAAGGGACTTTAGCTTTTCCCTTTATCAGAAGGTAACCTCACTCCTGCAAAGAAAAGAAGGTCTTCTTTTAAGCCTACAAAGGAGGCTTGAAAGCAATGATCCTGAAAAAAAGATTGCCTTACAGGAAGAAAAACTCAGAGGTCTAAAAAAGCTCCTTTTTTCACTTTCTCCTTACAATATCCTTGAAAAAGGTTATAGTATCGTTAAAATCTTACCTGATGGGAAAATTATCAAATCTGCTACAGAAGTGATGACTGGAAATTCCATTGAGATAACCTTAGCCGAAGGTAAAATCTATGCTGAGGTCATAAAGGTGAAAAAATGA
- the dxs gene encoding 1-deoxy-D-xylulose-5-phosphate synthase codes for MSLLSKIEGPEDLKKLKPSQLKLLAEEIRKLILDVVSKNGGHLAPNLGVVELTLALHYVFDTPKDKIIWDVGHQCYTHKILTGRRDAFKTLRTFQGLAGFPKRAESPYDVLDTGHSSTSISAGLGMAVARRIKGETGKIIVVIGDGSITAGMAFEALNNTGYLREDLLIILNDNEMSISPNVGALSSFVSKRMTGNLARFIKKEIEKIVPRLPGGDNLLHIFKKGEDLLKMAVTPGALFTALNFEYVGPVDGHDLDTLIEILKNLKELKGPIIFHVVTKKGKGYPPAEADPETFHGIGPFNLETGRPLKSEGAPPSYTEVFGDTLVKLAELEPRLIAITAAMKSGTGLKKFAQKYPDRFFDVGICEQHAVTFAAGLALEGFIPVCAIYSTFLQRAYDQIIHDVALNKAKVIFAIDRAGLVGEDGPTHHGAFDLSYLRPIPDLIICAPKDEKELRNLLFSALKYEGPCAIRYPRGEAIGVKIDENFSFIPSGKAEVLKEGKDGAIFAIGSMCYPALKAGEELEKKGFSVAVINVRFLKPLDRELLLEYAKKTGKVLVVEENSILGGLRSSVSELLLEEGIYVKFGYLGLPDHFVEQGDLKTLRKKYGLSTEKIIEKFVNLVGNY; via the coding sequence ATGAGTTTACTTTCTAAAATAGAAGGTCCTGAGGATCTGAAAAAATTAAAGCCCTCTCAGCTTAAATTACTTGCTGAGGAGATAAGAAAATTAATTCTTGATGTGGTATCCAAAAATGGGGGGCATCTTGCTCCAAATTTAGGGGTTGTGGAGCTTACCCTTGCTCTCCATTATGTCTTTGATACCCCAAAAGATAAAATTATCTGGGATGTGGGTCATCAGTGTTATACTCACAAGATTCTCACAGGGAGAAGGGATGCCTTTAAGACCCTAAGAACCTTCCAAGGCCTTGCCGGATTCCCCAAAAGAGCAGAGAGCCCTTATGATGTGCTTGATACCGGACACAGCAGTACCTCAATATCAGCTGGTCTTGGAATGGCAGTAGCCCGAAGAATTAAAGGAGAGACGGGAAAAATCATAGTGGTCATTGGAGATGGTTCGATCACAGCAGGAATGGCCTTTGAAGCCCTTAATAACACTGGATATCTACGAGAGGATCTTCTTATCATTCTTAATGATAATGAAATGTCCATCTCACCAAATGTAGGGGCCCTATCAAGCTTTGTTTCCAAAAGGATGACCGGAAATCTTGCCCGATTTATAAAAAAAGAGATTGAAAAAATAGTCCCCAGGCTACCTGGAGGAGACAATCTTCTTCATATCTTCAAAAAAGGCGAAGATCTCTTAAAAATGGCAGTCACACCAGGAGCTCTTTTTACAGCCCTTAATTTTGAATATGTTGGGCCTGTTGATGGTCATGATCTGGATACCCTGATTGAGATATTAAAAAATTTAAAAGAGTTAAAGGGACCTATTATCTTTCATGTGGTAACTAAAAAAGGCAAAGGTTATCCCCCTGCTGAAGCTGATCCAGAGACCTTTCACGGAATTGGTCCTTTCAACCTTGAAACAGGAAGACCTCTCAAATCCGAAGGAGCCCCACCTTCTTATACAGAGGTCTTTGGTGATACCTTAGTGAAGCTTGCGGAGCTTGAACCAAGACTTATTGCCATAACCGCTGCCATGAAGTCTGGAACAGGGTTAAAAAAGTTTGCCCAAAAATATCCCGATAGGTTCTTTGATGTAGGTATATGTGAACAACATGCGGTTACCTTTGCAGCAGGTCTTGCTTTGGAGGGTTTTATTCCAGTCTGTGCTATTTATTCAACCTTTTTACAAAGGGCTTATGACCAGATCATTCACGATGTAGCTCTAAATAAAGCCAAAGTTATATTTGCCATTGATAGGGCAGGTCTTGTGGGTGAGGATGGCCCAACCCACCATGGAGCCTTTGACCTTTCTTATCTTAGACCTATTCCCGATTTGATAATTTGTGCTCCAAAGGATGAAAAAGAACTCAGGAATCTCCTTTTTAGTGCCCTTAAGTATGAAGGGCCCTGTGCCATAAGATATCCGAGAGGTGAGGCCATAGGAGTTAAGATAGATGAAAACTTTAGCTTTATTCCATCGGGAAAGGCAGAAGTGCTTAAGGAAGGTAAAGATGGAGCTATCTTTGCTATAGGAAGTATGTGCTATCCTGCATTGAAGGCTGGAGAAGAGCTTGAAAAAAAAGGATTTTCTGTAGCTGTTATTAATGTAAGATTTTTAAAACCCTTAGATAGGGAGCTCCTTTTAGAATATGCCAAAAAAACTGGTAAAGTCTTAGTTGTGGAAGAAAATTCTATTTTGGGGGGCCTAAGATCAAGTGTTTCTGAATTACTTCTTGAAGAAGGGATATATGTGAAGTTTGGCTATCTGGGTCTTCCTGACCATTTTGTTGAACAGGGGGATCTTAAAACTTTAAGAAAAAAATATGGTCTTTCAACAGAAAAAATTATAGAAAAATTCGTCAATTTAGTTGGAAATTACTGA
- the dsrK gene encoding sulfate reduction electron transfer complex DsrMKJOP subunit DsrK, giving the protein MSKLPKPDELLKDLDLHKTPEKHWMDIAPEFKPGKFCYAVEPQVMEDLGRPHLGKWQPYDEKWPLPDDWKERILKGIRDRMERFRSFKLFMDICVRCGACADKCHYFLGSGDPKNMPVLRAELIRSIIKGEFSFFGKLFGRMAGARPLTEEVLKEWFYYFYQCTECRRCSVFCPYGIDTAEVTIIMRDLLHELGIATDWAMKPVRFSHFIGNHIGLQPHTIKENIEFLLGDIAEITGLNIEVPINKKGAEILFVTPSADFFADPGIYTFMGYVLLFHHIGLDYTISTYASEGGNFGFFNAVELAKKLHAKIYEEARRLKVKWILGGECGHMWRVWHQYHNTWFGPFNYMDIPRSPITGTVFEHAKDNKIVHICEFTADLIAHGKLKFDPSRNDHVIVTFHDSCNTSRGMGIFEEPRFILKNVCNNFVEMPENTIREKTFCCGSGSGLNADEYMEMRMRGGFPRANAVQYVNQKYGVNTMACICAIDRAVLPTLMKYWVPGVEIAGVHELVGNALIMEGEKERTTDLRYRPLKGMEEEV; this is encoded by the coding sequence ATGAGTAAACTTCCCAAACCAGATGAATTACTCAAGGATTTGGATTTACATAAAACACCTGAAAAGCATTGGATGGATATTGCGCCTGAATTTAAGCCAGGCAAGTTTTGTTATGCTGTTGAGCCTCAAGTTATGGAAGATCTTGGAAGGCCCCATCTTGGAAAATGGCAACCTTATGATGAAAAATGGCCCTTACCTGATGATTGGAAAGAGCGTATTTTAAAGGGAATTCGTGATCGCATGGAAAGATTTAGATCCTTCAAGCTTTTTATGGATATATGTGTGAGATGTGGGGCTTGTGCTGATAAATGCCATTATTTTCTTGGATCAGGCGATCCAAAAAACATGCCTGTTTTAAGAGCAGAACTAATTAGATCCATTATTAAGGGAGAATTTTCCTTTTTTGGTAAGCTCTTTGGAAGAATGGCTGGGGCTCGTCCTTTAACTGAAGAGGTCTTAAAAGAATGGTTTTATTATTTTTATCAGTGCACTGAATGTAGAAGGTGTTCTGTTTTTTGCCCTTATGGAATTGATACGGCAGAAGTTACTATAATAATGAGAGATCTTTTACACGAGCTTGGTATAGCTACAGACTGGGCAATGAAGCCAGTAAGATTTTCTCATTTTATAGGTAATCATATCGGACTTCAGCCTCATACTATAAAAGAAAATATAGAGTTTCTATTAGGCGACATAGCAGAGATTACAGGATTAAATATAGAAGTTCCAATAAATAAGAAAGGAGCTGAAATCCTTTTTGTTACTCCCTCTGCAGATTTTTTTGCTGATCCAGGTATATATACCTTTATGGGGTATGTTCTTTTATTTCATCACATTGGTCTTGATTATACTATTAGTACCTATGCCTCAGAGGGAGGAAATTTTGGATTTTTTAATGCTGTAGAACTGGCTAAAAAACTTCATGCTAAGATTTATGAAGAAGCCAGGAGGCTTAAAGTAAAATGGATCCTTGGTGGAGAGTGTGGTCACATGTGGAGGGTCTGGCATCAGTATCATAATACTTGGTTTGGACCCTTTAATTACATGGATATTCCAAGATCTCCAATAACTGGAACAGTCTTTGAACATGCTAAGGACAATAAAATAGTGCATATCTGTGAGTTTACAGCAGATCTTATAGCACATGGGAAACTTAAATTTGATCCTTCCAGAAATGATCATGTAATTGTTACATTCCATGATTCATGTAACACTTCCAGGGGTATGGGAATCTTTGAGGAGCCCAGATTTATCTTAAAGAATGTCTGCAATAATTTTGTAGAGATGCCTGAAAACACCATTCGAGAAAAGACCTTTTGCTGTGGAAGTGGTTCTGGTTTAAATGCAGACGAATATATGGAGATGAGAATGAGAGGGGGGTTCCCACGAGCCAATGCTGTGCAATATGTAAATCAGAAATATGGAGTAAATACAATGGCTTGTATATGTGCTATTGATAGGGCAGTATTGCCCACTCTTATGAAATATTGGGTTCCCGGAGTGGAAATAGCAGGAGTTCATGAGTTAGTTGGAAATGCCCTGATAATGGAGGGTGAAAAGGAAAGAACAACCGACCTCAGATATAGACCACTAAAAGGAATGGAAGAGGAGGTATAA
- a CDS encoding polyprenyl synthetase family protein gives MDNFDKLKTYLEEKRFLIEKTLEELFPKERSYGERVISASYYSLSAGGKRLRPILCLMGYELGDKKSEEILPFACGIECIHTYSLIHDDLPCMDNDDLRRGKPSCHKAFDEATAILAGDGLQALAYEWFTHPEVVKKINPKVLLKAINYIAKASGLQGMVGGQMADLLSEGKKGNLKLLRWIHEHKTVALIEASLVSGAILAGIPAKTLKILSRFGKKFGLLFQITDDLLDLIGDEKQMGKPAKSDLKKGKLTYPSLFGLEKTKRLAEKTTQEAIDSLAPLGEKGELLEILTHYLLQRIS, from the coding sequence ATGGATAATTTTGACAAACTTAAGACCTATTTAGAGGAGAAGCGTTTCCTCATTGAAAAAACTTTAGAGGAATTATTTCCTAAGGAGAGATCCTATGGAGAAAGAGTAATCTCTGCCTCCTATTATAGTCTCTCTGCCGGAGGGAAAAGACTGCGTCCCATTCTTTGTCTTATGGGATATGAACTTGGGGACAAAAAATCTGAGGAGATCTTGCCCTTTGCCTGTGGTATAGAATGTATTCACACCTATTCCCTTATTCATGATGACCTGCCCTGTATGGATAATGATGACCTTAGGAGAGGGAAACCATCCTGTCATAAGGCTTTTGATGAAGCAACCGCTATCTTAGCTGGTGACGGCCTTCAGGCCTTAGCCTATGAGTGGTTTACTCATCCAGAGGTAGTAAAAAAGATTAATCCCAAGGTCCTTTTGAAGGCGATTAATTATATTGCTAAGGCCTCAGGACTTCAGGGCATGGTTGGTGGACAGATGGCAGACCTTCTCTCCGAAGGCAAAAAAGGTAATTTAAAATTGTTGAGATGGATTCATGAACATAAAACGGTAGCCCTGATTGAGGCCTCTCTTGTCAGCGGGGCTATCCTTGCTGGGATCCCTGCAAAGACCCTTAAAATTCTATCCAGATTTGGAAAAAAATTTGGCCTTCTCTTTCAGATAACTGATGACCTTCTGGATCTTATTGGCGATGAAAAGCAGATGGGAAAACCCGCTAAATCTGACCTTAAAAAAGGGAAACTCACCTACCCTTCTCTCTTTGGTCTTGAGAAAACAAAAAGGCTTGCTGAAAAAACTACTCAAGAGGCTATAGATAGTTTAGCTCCCCTGGGGGAAAAGGGGGAACTCTTAGAGATCTTAACTCATTATCTCTTACAGAGGATAAGTTAA
- the nrdR gene encoding transcriptional regulator NrdR, with protein MKCPKCKEPETRVIDSRIIEDGFTIRRRRECLKCGYRFTTYEKLELDIVIVKKDGRREPYSREKLLSGIRKACHKRPISEETIKAFVNELELDLIQRGEREIPASFLGERVMSVLKKWDKVAYIRFASVYKDFQDVDEFLHSIKELSNE; from the coding sequence ATGAAGTGTCCTAAATGCAAAGAGCCAGAAACCAGAGTTATAGACTCGCGCATTATTGAAGATGGCTTTACTATTCGTAGAAGGAGAGAGTGTTTGAAATGTGGTTATCGCTTCACAACCTATGAAAAGCTTGAACTTGATATTGTGATTGTTAAGAAAGATGGAAGGAGAGAACCTTATAGCCGTGAAAAGCTCCTATCAGGTATTCGGAAAGCCTGTCATAAACGGCCTATAAGTGAAGAGACCATAAAAGCCTTTGTTAATGAGCTTGAGCTTGATTTGATTCAAAGAGGTGAGCGAGAGATACCTGCAAGTTTCCTTGGTGAGAGAGTTATGTCAGTCTTAAAGAAATGGGATAAGGTAGCTTATATCCGTTTTGCCTCGGTTTATAAGGATTTTCAGGATGTAGATGAATTTTTGCATAGTATTAAGGAGCTAAGTAATGAATGA
- the dsrM gene encoding sulfate reduction electron transfer complex DsrMKJOP subunit DsrM — protein MNLVFSILMLIILILIPVIGVGALGLNSLFAIFIPYLGFALFFFGLIYRMIDWARSPQPFKIPTTCGQQKSLSWIKRSRLESPATTWEVYLRMFFEVFLFRSLFRNLRADFDGKRLIYGSAKWLWLGAILFHVSFLIILIRHLRFFVYPVPGVITTIDFVDSFFQLGLPPIYLTDALILAGLGFLLLRRLIDAKVNYLSYASDYFPLLLIITIAATGILMRLYIKPDLYAIKQLAYGLATFNPVMPEGKLSLLFYIHLFLVSSLAAYFPFSKLVHMVGVFFSPTRNMANDNRMKRHVNPWDYPVKYTTYCDWQEKFRDVMEEAGIPIDDEWCKETQKQA, from the coding sequence ATGAACTTAGTATTTAGTATCCTTATGCTTATCATTTTAATCCTTATCCCCGTGATAGGGGTAGGGGCTCTTGGCCTTAATAGTTTATTTGCTATTTTTATTCCCTATTTGGGATTTGCTCTCTTCTTTTTTGGTTTGATTTATCGCATGATAGATTGGGCCCGCTCTCCACAACCTTTTAAAATTCCCACTACCTGTGGTCAACAGAAAAGTCTTTCCTGGATTAAAAGAAGCAGGCTTGAATCACCAGCTACCACTTGGGAAGTTTATTTAAGAATGTTTTTTGAGGTCTTTCTATTCAGGTCACTCTTCAGGAATCTAAGGGCAGATTTTGATGGAAAGCGTCTCATCTATGGATCAGCTAAATGGCTCTGGCTTGGAGCTATTTTATTTCATGTATCATTTTTGATTATTTTAATCAGACACCTTAGATTCTTTGTTTATCCAGTTCCCGGGGTTATAACAACTATTGATTTTGTTGATAGTTTCTTCCAGCTGGGTCTTCCTCCTATTTATCTAACAGACGCATTAATTCTTGCAGGACTCGGCTTTCTTCTTTTGAGGAGGCTTATTGATGCTAAGGTAAATTATCTATCCTATGCCTCAGATTATTTTCCCCTCTTATTAATTATTACTATTGCTGCTACAGGTATCTTGATGAGGCTTTATATTAAACCCGATTTATATGCTATAAAACAATTAGCTTATGGACTTGCCACCTTTAATCCTGTCATGCCTGAAGGAAAATTAAGTCTTCTCTTTTATATTCATCTCTTTCTTGTTAGTTCATTAGCAGCCTATTTTCCCTTTAGTAAGCTTGTGCACATGGTTGGTGTCTTTTTTAGTCCCACAAGAAATATGGCTAATGATAACAGGATGAAAAGACATGTTAATCCCTGGGATTATCCTGTTAAATATACCACCTATTGTGATTGGCAGGAAAAGTTTAGAGATGTTATGGAAGAGGCTGGAATTCCCATTGATGATGAATGGTGTAAAGAAACTCAAAAGCAGGCCTAA